A stretch of Allostreptomyces psammosilenae DNA encodes these proteins:
- a CDS encoding ATP-binding cassette domain-containing protein, with protein MPGVIHAEGLVKTFGGVRALDGVDLDVQQGTVLGLLGPNGAGKTTTVRALTTLIRPDSGTATVAGYDVLREPERVRASIGLAGQYAAVDEYLTGRENLQMVGELYQLRSREAAHRADQLLERFNLTEAGGRPVKTYSGGMRRRLDLAASLIVHPPVIFLDEPTTGLDPRSRIGLWEIIHELVDEGTTLLLTTQYLEEADQLAHSIAVVDHGRVIARGTSDELKAQVGGERVEVVVLDPAELSGALAATAKHAVGEAHVEQQAKRVVVPVSGGAGALADIIRDLDVQGIRIADIALRRPTLDDVFLALTGHAAEDERTPPAGGTATPTTAAGGRAARKENRA; from the coding sequence CGTGATCCATGCCGAGGGTCTGGTGAAGACCTTCGGGGGAGTCCGCGCGCTCGACGGGGTGGACCTGGACGTCCAGCAGGGCACCGTCCTCGGCCTGCTCGGTCCCAACGGGGCCGGCAAGACCACCACGGTGCGCGCGCTGACCACCCTCATCCGCCCCGACTCCGGAACGGCCACCGTCGCCGGCTACGACGTGCTGCGCGAGCCCGAACGGGTGCGCGCCAGCATCGGCCTCGCCGGCCAGTACGCCGCCGTCGACGAGTACCTGACCGGGCGGGAGAACCTCCAGATGGTCGGCGAGCTGTACCAGCTGCGCAGCCGCGAGGCGGCCCACCGCGCCGACCAACTGCTGGAGCGGTTCAACCTCACCGAGGCCGGCGGCCGCCCGGTGAAGACGTACTCCGGCGGCATGCGCAGGCGGCTGGACCTCGCCGCATCGCTGATCGTCCACCCGCCGGTGATCTTCCTGGACGAGCCCACCACCGGCCTCGACCCGCGCAGCCGCATCGGGCTGTGGGAGATCATCCACGAGTTGGTCGACGAGGGCACGACGCTGCTGCTCACCACCCAGTACCTGGAGGAGGCCGACCAGCTCGCGCACTCCATCGCCGTCGTCGACCACGGGCGGGTGATCGCCCGCGGCACCTCCGACGAGCTGAAGGCGCAGGTCGGCGGGGAGCGGGTGGAGGTCGTGGTGCTCGACCCCGCCGAGCTGTCCGGGGCGCTGGCCGCCACCGCCAAGCACGCGGTGGGCGAGGCCCACGTGGAGCAGCAGGCCAAGCGGGTGGTCGTGCCGGTCAGCGGCGGCGCCGGCGCGCTCGCCGACATCATCCGCGACCTCGACGTCCAGGGCATCCGCATCGCCGACATCGCGCTGCGCCGCCCGACGCTCGACGACGTCTTCCTCGCCCTCACCGGCCACGCCGCCGAGGACGAGCGGACGCCGCCGGCCGGCGGGACGGCCACCCCCACGACGGCGGCCGGCGGCCGCGCGGCACGGAAGGAGAACCGGGCATGA
- a CDS encoding ABC transporter permease: MSTPTVAADRAPGSTARRANALRDGWVVTKNNLRKMPRIPEVTLFALIQPVMFVLLFRYVFGGAIPVPGGEDVNYAEYLLPGIFVQTVAFATASASSGIATDMHKGIVDRFRSLPMARSAVLLGRTAADLVQTAFVTVVMMVCGLAVGWRIHEGVARAVLGVVLLLLLAFAFTWIGALIGLSVRTPEAATSGGLIWLFPLTFVSNIFVAPVSMPDWLRVVADWNPLSAVTLALRELFGNPTGLPSDAWPMQNPVLASFLWIAVILLAFVTLSVRKYQSMSR; this comes from the coding sequence ATGAGCACACCGACGGTCGCCGCCGACCGCGCCCCGGGCAGCACCGCCCGGCGCGCCAACGCCCTGCGCGACGGCTGGGTGGTCACCAAGAACAACCTGCGCAAGATGCCGCGCATCCCGGAGGTCACGCTCTTCGCGCTGATCCAGCCGGTGATGTTCGTGCTGCTGTTCCGCTACGTCTTCGGCGGCGCCATCCCGGTGCCCGGCGGCGAGGACGTCAACTACGCGGAGTACCTGCTGCCGGGCATCTTCGTGCAGACGGTGGCCTTCGCCACCGCCTCCGCCTCCTCCGGGATCGCCACCGACATGCACAAGGGCATCGTCGACCGCTTCCGGTCGCTGCCGATGGCCCGCTCCGCCGTCCTGCTCGGCCGCACCGCCGCCGACCTGGTGCAGACCGCGTTCGTCACCGTGGTGATGATGGTCTGCGGGCTGGCGGTCGGCTGGCGGATCCACGAGGGGGTCGCCCGGGCGGTGCTCGGCGTGGTGCTGCTGCTCCTGCTGGCCTTCGCCTTCACCTGGATCGGCGCGCTGATCGGGCTGTCCGTGCGCACTCCGGAGGCGGCCACCAGCGGCGGGCTGATCTGGCTGTTCCCGCTGACCTTCGTCTCCAACATCTTCGTGGCGCCGGTCAGCATGCCGGACTGGCTGCGGGTGGTCGCGGACTGGAACCCGCTGAGCGCCGTCACGCTGGCGCTGCGCGAACTGTTCGGCAACCCGACCGGCCTGCCCTCGGACGCCTGGCCGATGCAGAACCCGGTCCTGGCGTCCTTCCTGTGGATCGCGGTCATCCTGCTGGCCTTCGTCACCCTCTCGGTGCGCAAGTACCAGTCGATGTCCCGCTGA
- the greA gene encoding transcription elongation factor GreA, producing the protein MTQTSDSVTWLTQEAYDRLKAELEYLSGPARIEISKKIEAAREEGDLRENGGYHAAKEEQGKQEARIRQLQHLLDNAKVGEAPADDGVVEPGMVVTIAFDGDPDDTLTFLLGSREYADDKIEIYSPQSPLGSAINGKKRGDEAVYELPNGSRAAVKILEAKPYQS; encoded by the coding sequence GTGACCCAGACCAGCGACAGCGTCACCTGGCTCACCCAGGAGGCGTACGACCGGCTCAAGGCCGAGCTGGAGTACCTGTCGGGTCCCGCTCGCATCGAGATCTCCAAGAAGATCGAGGCGGCCCGGGAGGAGGGGGACCTCCGCGAGAACGGCGGCTACCACGCCGCCAAGGAGGAGCAGGGCAAGCAGGAGGCACGCATCCGCCAGCTCCAGCACCTCCTCGACAACGCCAAGGTGGGGGAGGCCCCCGCGGATGACGGCGTCGTCGAGCCCGGCATGGTGGTCACGATCGCCTTCGACGGCGACCCGGACGACACGCTGACCTTCCTGCTCGGCTCCCGCGAGTACGCCGACGACAAGATCGAGATCTACTCGCCGCAGTCCCCGCTGGGCAGCGCCATCAACGGCAAGAAGCGCGGGGACGAGGCCGTCTACGAGCTGCCGAACGGCAGCCGGGCGGCGGTGAAGATCCTGGAGGCCAAGCCGTACCAGAGCTGA
- a CDS encoding DUF4307 domain-containing protein has protein sequence MTAPVPPAPSTPTDSPETASTAAEPTGAASPAAAPPAGRYGRSAARRDRRPLVGAVLGVAFLALLGWIGWSYLSGSTISGTVIAFEATSDETVRVRLEVAKEEGVEGVCTIRSRSVDGVEVGRMDVEFAAEETTAVRVVEMRTSARASTGELLHCQTR, from the coding sequence ATGACGGCGCCGGTGCCCCCCGCCCCCTCCACCCCCACGGATTCCCCGGAGACGGCCTCCACCGCCGCGGAGCCCACCGGCGCGGCGTCCCCCGCCGCGGCCCCGCCGGCCGGTCGCTACGGCCGTTCGGCGGCCCGCCGGGACCGCCGGCCGCTGGTCGGCGCGGTGCTCGGGGTGGCCTTCCTCGCCCTGCTGGGCTGGATCGGCTGGTCGTACCTGTCCGGCAGCACGATCTCCGGCACGGTGATCGCCTTCGAGGCCACCTCGGACGAGACCGTGCGGGTCCGCCTGGAGGTCGCCAAGGAGGAGGGCGTGGAGGGCGTGTGCACGATCCGCTCCCGCTCGGTCGACGGCGTGGAGGTCGGCCGGATGGACGTGGAGTTCGCCGCCGAGGAGACCACGGCCGTCCGGGTCGTGGAGATGCGCACCAGCGCCCGTGCCAGCACCGGGGAACTCCTGCACTGCCAGACGCGTTGA
- the mca gene encoding mycothiol conjugate amidase Mca has translation MTEQLRLMAVHAHPDDESSKGAATMAKYVAEGVDVMVATCTGGERGSILNPKLQGDKYIEEHIHEVRAHEMEEARKILGVKQSWLGFVDSGLPEGDPLPPLPDGCFALQPVETAAEPLVRLIREFRPHVITTYDENGGYPHPDHIMTHKISMVAFDAAADPDAYPAAGEPWQPLKLYYNQTMSRQRTVALHEALLARGMESPYASWVERWKERDQRTLTTRVPCADYFEVRDKALIAHATQIDPDGPWFHVPLDMQREIWPTEDFELVKSLVDTEIPEDDLFAGIRA, from the coding sequence GTGACTGAGCAGCTGCGGTTGATGGCGGTGCACGCGCACCCGGACGACGAGTCCAGCAAGGGTGCGGCCACCATGGCGAAGTACGTCGCCGAGGGGGTGGACGTGATGGTGGCCACCTGCACGGGGGGAGAGCGCGGCTCGATCCTGAACCCCAAGCTCCAGGGGGACAAGTACATCGAGGAGCACATCCACGAGGTGCGCGCGCACGAGATGGAGGAGGCGCGCAAGATCCTCGGGGTCAAGCAGTCCTGGCTGGGGTTCGTGGACTCCGGCCTGCCCGAGGGCGACCCGCTGCCGCCGCTGCCGGACGGCTGCTTCGCCCTCCAGCCGGTGGAGACGGCCGCCGAGCCGCTGGTGCGGCTGATCCGCGAGTTCCGCCCGCACGTGATCACCACGTACGACGAGAACGGCGGCTACCCGCACCCCGACCACATCATGACCCACAAGATCAGCATGGTGGCCTTCGACGCCGCCGCCGACCCGGACGCCTACCCGGCGGCCGGCGAGCCGTGGCAGCCGCTGAAGCTGTACTACAACCAGACCATGTCCCGGCAGCGCACCGTGGCGCTGCACGAGGCCCTGCTGGCCCGCGGCATGGAGTCGCCGTACGCCTCGTGGGTGGAGCGGTGGAAGGAGCGCGACCAGCGCACCCTGACCACCCGCGTGCCGTGCGCCGACTACTTCGAGGTGCGGGACAAGGCGCTGATCGCCCACGCCACCCAGATCGACCCGGACGGCCCGTGGTTCCACGTGCCGCTGGACATGCAGCGGGAGATCTGGCCGACCGAGGACTTCGAGCTGGTGAAGTCGCTCGTGGACACCGAGATCCCGGAGGACGACCTGTTCGCGGGCATCCGCGCCTGA
- a CDS encoding recombinase family protein, translating to MAELGLDKPATAEPDHLMDVYLRRSNKKEDLAVLRAHLRDISRWARNNHLQIRHVWFEQLSASKSYVRRAEFEKCTKAILDGKSKTMGIWKTDRFDRRGMGAVGRMLDEFEDRRARLVSIIEGLDSSQPGVRTIFAMLSERARDEAKDIALRVKTGHDAHKAENRRGTGRPPFGTMSPRLPNGKPSGRIEPDPNEFPTARRLADLLLGEARDLPDEWKHKEGTPLTTKDVAHILNVEERRTRGGHTWSPTAVSKLVQSPLFAGMVPVRERRTDEHGNPLGSWRGYGEPMLDDQGNPRICGTGVITVAEYYKIRSYIRERTNDRFGKGKPGVKYLGTSLYKCGRIRVLDDGTEGLCMGSQGQRGGMYRCQVRVTRGVSVCKGSTTLSSRVDHAVGQAWIRHVTALDPEDPVLITIGRRWLAFSDPETQAKKEHARQALEAAQRRVKKLEEDYYLFGKLSEERYEELSSQQRATIEAMVATLEAMDAETDLSPLLDATSLREAWEDADVPTRRMLLKCTLGSKGIIIYPAKRRGDKSPILERLEFDWISK from the coding sequence ATGGCAGAACTGGGACTGGACAAACCCGCCACCGCTGAACCCGACCACCTAATGGACGTGTACTTGCGTCGAAGCAACAAGAAGGAGGATCTGGCGGTACTGAGGGCACATCTGAGGGACATTTCTCGGTGGGCCCGTAACAACCACCTGCAAATCCGTCACGTCTGGTTCGAACAACTCAGCGCTTCGAAGTCTTACGTGCGCCGTGCTGAATTCGAGAAGTGCACTAAGGCCATACTTGACGGTAAGTCAAAGACTATGGGCATCTGGAAGACGGACAGATTCGACCGGCGAGGAATGGGCGCCGTGGGTCGAATGCTGGACGAATTCGAGGATCGGCGCGCCCGGCTAGTCAGCATCATTGAGGGACTGGACAGCTCACAGCCCGGAGTGCGCACTATCTTCGCAATGCTCAGCGAACGCGCGCGTGACGAAGCTAAAGACATTGCACTCAGGGTCAAGACCGGGCACGACGCACACAAGGCAGAGAACCGCCGGGGAACCGGTAGGCCACCTTTTGGCACCATGAGCCCACGGCTACCGAATGGAAAGCCCAGCGGGCGTATCGAGCCGGACCCGAACGAATTCCCGACGGCCCGTAGGCTGGCTGATCTACTCCTAGGAGAAGCCAGAGATCTTCCCGACGAGTGGAAGCACAAGGAGGGAACTCCACTCACGACCAAGGATGTGGCGCACATCCTGAACGTAGAAGAGAGAAGGACCCGAGGCGGGCACACATGGTCGCCTACTGCGGTAAGTAAGCTTGTCCAAAGTCCCTTGTTCGCCGGAATGGTGCCCGTTCGCGAGCGCAGGACAGACGAACACGGTAACCCGTTGGGCTCGTGGCGTGGATACGGTGAGCCGATGCTAGACGACCAGGGTAACCCCCGCATATGCGGTACGGGTGTAATCACCGTCGCGGAGTATTACAAAATCCGGTCATACATTCGCGAAAGGACAAACGACCGCTTTGGAAAGGGGAAGCCCGGAGTAAAGTACCTAGGTACCAGCCTGTACAAATGCGGCCGTATCCGCGTATTGGACGACGGTACTGAGGGTCTGTGTATGGGGTCGCAAGGGCAGCGAGGGGGGATGTACCGCTGTCAGGTTCGGGTGACTCGTGGTGTCTCAGTATGTAAGGGATCGACCACCCTGAGTAGTCGGGTAGACCATGCCGTCGGTCAGGCATGGATTCGCCACGTCACAGCACTAGACCCCGAAGACCCCGTACTTATCACCATCGGGCGTCGCTGGCTGGCCTTCTCCGACCCTGAAACACAGGCTAAGAAGGAGCATGCCCGGCAAGCTCTGGAAGCCGCTCAGAGGCGCGTCAAGAAGCTTGAAGAGGACTACTACCTCTTCGGCAAGTTGTCCGAGGAACGGTACGAGGAGCTGAGCAGTCAGCAGCGAGCCACGATCGAGGCCATGGTGGCTACTCTGGAAGCCATGGATGCCGAGACGGATCTGTCCCCACTGCTGGACGCCACGTCTCTGCGCGAGGCGTGGGAAGACGCCGATGTGCCGACACGGAGGATGCTGCTCAAGTGCACTCTCGGAAGCAAGGGGATCATCATCTATCCCGCAAAGCGTCGCGGTGACAAGTCTCCAATTCTGGAGCGGCTTGAGTTCGATTGGATCAGCAAATGA